A single genomic interval of Lucilia cuprina isolate Lc7/37 chromosome 2, ASM2204524v1, whole genome shotgun sequence harbors:
- the LOC124421004 gene encoding extracellular matrix protein A-like, whose translation MYTLTHDGDRTNSMETDDDRNNVSVSCIPMEIDDDCNAGSVFVIPMDGDGTNCMEADDDRNNVSFSRIPMEIDDDRNIESVFVIPMDGDSNNSLETDDNRHNVSVSCIPMEIDDDCNTESVFVIPMEGDRTNSMEADRNKVSISSIPMEIDDDNDRTNIMETDDDRNNVSVSSIPMEIDDDCNTKSLETDDDLNNVSISNIPMEIDDYRDRTNSVETDNDRNNVSVSSKTMKIDNRYTESVIVIPVDADRANSMMIIIMFLFPEFQ comes from the coding sequence ATGTACACACTTACACATGACGGTGATCGTACTAACAGTATGGAAACTGATGATGATCGCAATAACGTTAGCGTTTCTTGTATACCAATGGAAATTGACGATGATTGTAATGCCGGAAGCGTATTTGTTATACCAATGGATGGTGATGGTACTAATTGTATGGAAGCTGATGATGATCGTAATAACGTTAGTTTTTCTCGTATACCAATGGAAATTGACGATGATCGTAATATCGAAAGCGTATTTGTTATACCAATGGACGGTGATAGTAATAACAGTTTGGAAACTGATGATAATCGTCATAACGTTAGTGTTTCTTGTATACCAATGGAAATTGACGATGATTGTAATACCGAAAGCGTATTTGTTATACCAATGGAAGGTGATCGTACTAATAGTATGGAAGCTGATCGTAATAAAGTTAGTATTTCAAGTATACCGATGGAaattgatgatgataatgatcgTACTAACATTATGGAAACTGATGATGATCGCAATAACGTTAGTGTTTCTAGTATACCAATGGAAATTGACGATGATTGTAATACTAAGAGTTTGGAAACGGATGATGATCTAAATAACGTTAGTATTTCTAATATACCAATGGAAATTGACGATTATCGTGATCGCACTAACAGTGTGGAAACTGATAATGATCGCAATAACGTTAGTGTTTCTagtaaaacaatgaaaattgaTAATCGTTATACTGAAAGCGTAATTGTTATACCAGTGGACGCTGATCGTGCCAACAGTATGATGATCATAATAATGTTCCTGTTTCCAGAATTCCAATGA